The stretch of DNA ACCATGCGCAGCAACATTTCGGTCGGCCCGCCGATAGAGATCGCCATCTACCGGCGGGATTCCTTCGCCATTGGCCATTATCTCCAGCTGGATTATTCCAGCCCCCTTTACGCTTCGATCCAGAAACAATGGGCGGAAGGCATACGCAATGCGTTCAGCCTGCTGCCGCGGTTCGAGTGGGAATAAACCGAGTCGGCCGGCTCAGAACAGGAGCAGGAGGGCCAGCAGGCCGATGACCGAGCCGATCAGGATGAGTTTCAGCCTATGGCGAAGGTACCAGGCTTTGGCCTGGTCGACCGTTTCGTGCCAGTAATCCTCGATCTGCCGGATGCGATCGTTCCACTCTCGGGCGATCTTGCCGGCCACCATCGTCCCCAGCCAGACGAGGACGCCGACCGCCAGCCAAGCCGTAAGAACCTGGGCGCCGCGCGGCGTGAGGCCGAGCATGGCTTCGAACACCGTGTCGAGCAGCATCTCCAGGGCTTCGAGAAGCAGTTCGAAGGTATGTGACAGGACTTCCACCACGAGTTCGCCTTCTATGGCGATGACGAGCAGAACCACGAAAGTGACGAAGAGATAGAATTTGCCCGCACGCATGAGTCCGAACTTACGCCGCCTGGTTGATGGATGGGTGAAAAATCGGCCGACCGCTCTATGCCCCAACGAGCAGATCCACAACGCCCGGATTTTAACCGTAAAATGGAATTTTTTCCGTCCGGGTTGACAGAGGATGCGATGAGCCGGCGACAGCATGAGTCTGGCGAGGGGCCCGTGGGAGCGGTGCAAAGTGGCTGTCTGGCCGATGGCATCCGGCCATTCCAGGTCATGGAGATCCTGGCGCGCGCCAGGCAATTGGAAGCATCCGGCCGTTCCGTCGTCCACCTCGAGATCGGCGAGCCGGATTTCCCCACGCCTGAGCCGGTGACCGCAGCAGCCATTCGTTTCCTGGCCGACGGGCAGGTGCGCTATACGCCTGCCGCCGGGCTGCCCGAGCTGCGGGAGCGCATCGCGAGGTTCTACCGCGATCGCTACGGCGTGACGGTAGCGCCGCAGCGGATATTCCTCACCCCGGGCGCTTCGGGTGCGTTTTCCCTGGTGCTGGCGGCCGTCTTGTCGCCCGGACGGCGGGTCATGCTGGCCGACCCCGGTTATCCCTGTTATTCCAATTTCGTGCGCCTGTATTCGGGTGACCCGCATGCCGTGCCGGTGGGGCCGGAGCAGGACTTCCACCTGAACGCGGCCTTGTGCCGGGCGCATGGCGGGGGAGAGGTACCGCTGGCGATCAGCGCCTCGCCTTCCAATCCGACCGGCACGGTCATGAATGCGGCGGTTCTGCGGGAGCTGGTCGAATGGTTCGAGGCTGAGGGCGGGGTGTTCATCTCGGACGAGATTTACCACGGATTGGAGTACGGCCGACGCTCGGCCAGCGCGCTGGAGTTCGGCGGGAATGCGTTCGTCGTCAACAGCTTTTCGAAATATTTCGGCATGACCGGCTGGCGGCTGGGCTGGCTGATCGTGCCGGAGGCATACACGGCGGCCGTGGAGCGGGTGGCCCAGAATATCTTCATCTCGGCGCCCACGCTCTCGCAGCACGCGGCCTTGGCGGCATTTTCGGACCAAAGCTTCGCCGAACTGGAACGCCGCCGCCGGGCTTTCGAGGTGCGCAGGGATTTCCTGTGGGAGGCGTTGGTGAAGCTGGGGTTCCGGGTGCCGGTCCAGCCGGCCGGAGCATTCTACATCTACGCCGACTGCTCGGCGTTGACCGAAGACAGCGCCGAGTTGGCGGCTGCCCTGCTGGAACACGAAGGCGTCGCGGTCACGCCGGGTAAGGATTTCGGCGTCCAGGCGCCGGAACGGTACCTGCGCTTCGCCTACACGGCCGACGTTCCGGTGCTGCGGGAGGCGGTCGAAAGGATGCGCCGCTTCGTCGGCGG from Methylococcus geothermalis encodes:
- a CDS encoding aminotransferase class I/II-fold pyridoxal phosphate-dependent enzyme, whose translation is MSRRQHESGEGPVGAVQSGCLADGIRPFQVMEILARARQLEASGRSVVHLEIGEPDFPTPEPVTAAAIRFLADGQVRYTPAAGLPELRERIARFYRDRYGVTVAPQRIFLTPGASGAFSLVLAAVLSPGRRVMLADPGYPCYSNFVRLYSGDPHAVPVGPEQDFHLNAALCRAHGGGEVPLAISASPSNPTGTVMNAAVLRELVEWFEAEGGVFISDEIYHGLEYGRRSASALEFGGNAFVVNSFSKYFGMTGWRLGWLIVPEAYTAAVERVAQNIFISAPTLSQHAALAAFSDQSFAELERRRRAFEVRRDFLWEALVKLGFRVPVQPAGAFYIYADCSALTEDSAELAAALLEHEGVAVTPGKDFGVQAPERYLRFAYTADVPVLREAVERMRRFVGG